In the genome of Prosthecobacter sp., one region contains:
- a CDS encoding ABC transporter permease, with protein sequence MPDAVVPARIARPDGWQILKRNRTALIALGFLAALSLIAIVVPMLLPESLKVTSSASFVPPMQRAVETSALHVLGTDVNGQDMLYRILAGARVSLGVGLVGALISLVIGTLYGMVSGYAGGRVDAIMMRTVEVLQSVPRILFIMILIAALDDYVKEWIDGWRLLAQKSNWQDTAESMSDLKAYSKVLVMIVSLGLVEWLTMARIVRGQVLVLREMTFVTASRAMGQSSWGVLRRHLLPNLSTIILTYLTLTIPAVILDESFLSFLGLGIEDPAASWGSLLKDGAQVINPLESKWWLLVFPALLMSASLLALNFLGDGLRDAFDPKSGE encoded by the coding sequence ATGCCTGATGCCGTCGTTCCAGCACGAATCGCGCGGCCCGACGGCTGGCAGATCCTCAAGCGCAACCGCACGGCGCTCATCGCGCTCGGCTTTCTCGCCGCGCTGTCGCTCATCGCCATCGTGGTGCCCATGCTGCTGCCAGAGTCGTTGAAAGTCACTAGCAGCGCCTCGTTCGTGCCGCCGATGCAGCGTGCGGTGGAAACCTCCGCACTGCACGTCCTCGGAACCGATGTGAACGGCCAGGACATGCTTTACCGCATTCTGGCTGGTGCGCGTGTGTCACTCGGCGTGGGTCTCGTCGGTGCTCTTATCAGTCTCGTCATCGGCACGCTCTACGGCATGGTCAGCGGTTATGCGGGTGGCCGGGTCGATGCGATCATGATGCGCACGGTCGAAGTGCTGCAATCCGTGCCGCGCATCCTGTTCATCATGATCCTCATTGCCGCGCTTGACGACTACGTGAAGGAATGGATCGACGGTTGGCGCCTGCTCGCGCAGAAGAGCAACTGGCAGGATACCGCTGAATCCATGAGCGATTTGAAGGCCTACTCGAAGGTGCTGGTGATGATCGTCTCCCTCGGCCTCGTCGAATGGCTGACCATGGCCCGCATCGTGCGTGGTCAGGTGCTCGTGCTGCGCGAGATGACCTTCGTCACCGCGTCACGCGCGATGGGACAGAGCAGTTGGGGCGTCCTGCGCCGTCACCTGCTGCCGAACCTGAGCACCATCATCCTCACCTACCTCACGCTGACGATTCCCGCCGTCATCCTCGACGAATCCTTCCTCAGCTTCCTCGGTCTCGGCATCGAAGACCCCGCCGCAAGCTGGGGATCGCTCCTCAAAGACGGCGCACAGGTCATCAACCCGCTCGAAAGCAAGTGGTGGCTCCTCGTTTTCCCCGCCCTTCTCATGTCCGCCAGCCTCCTCGCCCTCAACTTCCTCGGCGACGGCCTGCGCGATGCCTTTGATCCGAAGAGCGGGGAGTAG
- a CDS encoding ABC transporter permease, with the protein MLPFLLRRALSSVIVIFCVISITFVLARITKGGPFDKEKEPPPHIKEALLTRYKLNGTVWEQYTAYVGSLMRFDLGLSTRYRDWRVSELLRQKMPNSFALGTLAFVIASCAGVLLGSLAAMKKDTWTDRAAMFGALLSISIPSFISGPFLIAVVALGLGWLPVGGWGTAQQMILPAICLAAPYIAYVARLMRNSLLDVLKSDFLRTARAKGLTETQAVARHAAKVAILPVVTFLGPLAAHLLTGSMIVESVFNISGAGMIFVNSIQNRDVFLLSGAVIVYCVLLVLFNLFVDVLYTLLDKRIKLYA; encoded by the coding sequence ATGCTCCCCTTCCTCCTCCGCCGCGCCCTCAGCAGCGTGATCGTGATCTTCTGCGTGATCTCGATCACGTTCGTGCTCGCACGCATCACGAAGGGCGGCCCGTTTGACAAGGAGAAGGAGCCGCCGCCGCACATCAAGGAGGCGCTGCTCACGCGCTACAAGCTCAATGGGACCGTCTGGGAGCAATACACCGCCTATGTCGGCTCTTTGATGCGTTTCGACCTCGGTTTGTCCACGCGCTATCGCGACTGGCGTGTCTCCGAGCTGCTGCGGCAAAAAATGCCGAACTCCTTCGCGCTCGGCACGCTGGCCTTCGTCATCGCAAGCTGTGCAGGCGTCCTGCTCGGCAGTCTGGCTGCAATGAAGAAGGACACATGGACGGATCGTGCGGCCATGTTCGGTGCGCTGCTCTCCATTTCGATTCCCTCGTTCATCAGCGGCCCGTTTTTAATCGCCGTGGTAGCGCTAGGTCTTGGCTGGCTGCCCGTCGGCGGTTGGGGCACAGCACAGCAGATGATCCTGCCTGCAATCTGCCTCGCCGCTCCCTACATCGCCTATGTCGCCCGTTTGATGCGCAACAGCCTGCTCGATGTCCTCAAAAGCGACTTCCTGCGCACCGCACGCGCCAAAGGCCTCACCGAAACGCAGGCCGTGGCCAGACATGCCGCGAAAGTCGCGATCCTGCCTGTCGTGACCTTCCTTGGGCCGCTTGCCGCGCATCTGCTCACGGGTTCGATGATCGTCGAAAGCGTCTTCAACATTTCCGGGGCCGGCATGATCTTTGTGAACTCGATTCAGAACCGCGATGTCTTCCTGCTCAGCGGTGCCGTCATCGTTTACTGCGTGCTGCTTGTGCTCTTCAACCTGTTCGTGGACGTGCTCTACACGCTGCTGGACAAACGCATCAAACTCTATGCCTGA
- a CDS encoding class I SAM-dependent methyltransferase produces the protein MSDPNGYELLDSGAFQKLERFGSVVLSRPCAQAVWQQTLPKADWQKVTATFFREGGNQWRGRDKLPETWTIEVDGTKFQLSSTDFGHLGIFPEQRDQWRRIRETCEEYAKRNGRPARVLNLFAYSGGSTLAAALAGAEVCHVDASKGMVDWARKNATLNGLEEKPVRWIVDDVTKFLERELRRERQYDLLILDPPSYGRGAKGEVFKIENDLPPLLALLGKLLSPQPLGVLLSCHTPELTPISLHHLLQQQFGRTSGTVEHGEMQLRGAANVLPLPSGSFAWWLA, from the coding sequence ATGTCTGACCCCAACGGCTATGAACTCCTCGACAGCGGCGCTTTTCAAAAGCTGGAGCGCTTTGGCAGCGTCGTGCTCTCACGACCTTGTGCGCAAGCCGTCTGGCAGCAGACTTTGCCCAAAGCCGACTGGCAAAAGGTGACCGCCACCTTCTTCCGCGAGGGTGGCAATCAATGGCGTGGCCGCGACAAACTGCCCGAAACCTGGACCATCGAAGTTGATGGCACGAAATTTCAGCTCAGTTCCACGGACTTCGGTCACCTCGGCATCTTTCCCGAACAGCGCGATCAGTGGCGGCGCATTCGCGAAACGTGTGAGGAATATGCCAAGCGAAATGGCAGGCCTGCTCGTGTGCTCAATCTCTTCGCCTACTCCGGCGGCAGCACGCTGGCCGCAGCGCTGGCGGGTGCCGAAGTCTGTCACGTCGATGCCTCGAAGGGCATGGTCGATTGGGCGCGCAAGAATGCCACGCTCAACGGTCTCGAAGAAAAGCCCGTGCGCTGGATTGTGGACGACGTGACGAAGTTCCTGGAGCGTGAACTGCGCCGTGAACGCCAATACGACCTGCTCATCCTCGATCCTCCCAGCTACGGTCGCGGAGCGAAGGGCGAAGTCTTCAAAATCGAAAACGATCTGCCACCGCTGCTTGCCTTGCTCGGCAAACTCTTGTCGCCGCAGCCGCTCGGCGTTCTGCTGTCCTGCCACACGCCGGAACTCACGCCCATCTCGCTCCATCACCTGCTCCAGCAGCAGTTTGGCCGAACCAGCGGCACGGTGGAGCATGGCGAGATGCAGCTTCGTGGTGCAGCGAACGTCCTGCCGCTGCCCAGTGGCAGTTTTGCCTGGTGGCTCGCCTGA
- a CDS encoding GHMP kinase: MLFKKKAYARAGLIGNPSDGYFGKTVSFIIRDFWAEVTLFESPELRISPSERDDSVFDSIEELTRNVRQFGYYGGIRLLKAGVKRFFEYCQKNGIPMHDRNFTLRYRTNIPPQVGMAGSSAIITACWRALMDFYGVEIPKEIIPTLVLAVENEELGIPAGLQDRVIQNYEGMVFMNFDREHIARNGHGIYEELDPSTLPPVYVAYTTRLSEGTEVLHNDLRGRWNRGEIDVVSAMHQWGDLAQRVRDMLVAGRGREIGPLLNENFDLRRRICKLSQGNVDMIEGARSVGASAKFTGSGGAIVGTYEDDAMFKRLKTVLEPMQVAVLKPQVLPVA, translated from the coding sequence ATGCTCTTCAAAAAGAAAGCCTATGCCCGTGCGGGTCTAATCGGAAACCCGTCAGACGGCTACTTCGGCAAGACCGTTTCCTTCATCATCCGTGATTTCTGGGCCGAGGTGACGCTATTTGAATCGCCTGAGTTGCGCATCTCGCCGAGCGAACGAGATGATTCAGTGTTCGACAGCATCGAAGAGCTGACACGCAACGTGCGGCAGTTCGGCTACTACGGAGGCATCCGCCTGCTGAAAGCGGGTGTGAAGCGTTTCTTCGAATACTGCCAGAAGAACGGCATTCCGATGCACGACCGCAATTTCACACTGCGGTATCGTACCAATATCCCTCCCCAAGTCGGCATGGCCGGCTCCAGTGCGATCATCACCGCCTGCTGGCGTGCTTTGATGGACTTCTACGGCGTCGAAATCCCGAAGGAGATCATTCCCACCTTGGTTCTGGCCGTGGAAAACGAGGAACTTGGCATCCCGGCTGGTTTGCAGGACCGCGTGATTCAGAACTACGAAGGCATGGTGTTCATGAACTTCGACCGGGAGCACATCGCCCGGAACGGCCACGGAATCTATGAGGAACTCGATCCTTCCACGCTGCCGCCGGTCTATGTGGCCTACACCACGCGCCTCAGCGAGGGCACCGAGGTCCTGCACAATGATCTGCGCGGACGCTGGAATCGCGGAGAAATAGACGTGGTGAGCGCGATGCATCAATGGGGCGACCTCGCCCAACGCGTACGCGACATGCTGGTCGCAGGCCGTGGCCGTGAAATCGGTCCGCTGCTCAACGAGAACTTCGATTTGCGCCGCCGCATCTGCAAACTCAGCCAGGGCAATGTCGATATGATCGAAGGCGCCCGCAGCGTGGGCGCCAGCGCCAAATTCACCGGCAGTGGCGGCGCCATCGTGGGTACCTACGAGGATGACGCGATGTTTAAGCGGCTCAAAACCGTGCTCGAACCGATGCAGGTGGCGGTGCTGAAGCCGCAGGTGCTGCCGGTGGCGTGA
- a CDS encoding NAD(P)H-dependent glycerol-3-phosphate dehydrogenase: MIQSATVIGAGSWGTALAILLSLRGLQVQFWGRDAELMAQIRATRRNERYLPDLVLPDNIVVTSDLAALQPAGMLVFVVPSKAMRSTAELVAQSSAASKARVLVSCAKGIELETGRRMSEMIGESLPSIPLAVLTGPNHAEEVANKLATAAVVACADDDIAKAVQSCFTLPFFRTYTTDDIIGAEWAGAMKNPYAIAAGMALGLKLGDNAIAALVTRALAEMVRLGVAEGGRIETCYGLSGVGDLMATCYSEHSRNHRVGLMLGQGKALDDIIASTRMVAEGVPNTASLHRAAKARGVRTPLLDEIYAILHQGKSPKDGMRALLSRDPRPEAD; the protein is encoded by the coding sequence ATGATTCAATCCGCCACAGTCATCGGTGCCGGAAGCTGGGGCACCGCACTTGCTATCCTGCTGTCATTGCGCGGCCTCCAGGTGCAGTTCTGGGGGCGCGATGCCGAATTGATGGCTCAGATTCGCGCGACACGTCGCAACGAGCGCTATCTGCCGGACTTGGTGCTGCCGGACAACATCGTGGTCACGTCCGATCTCGCGGCATTGCAGCCTGCCGGCATGCTCGTCTTCGTCGTGCCGTCCAAGGCGATGCGCAGTACGGCGGAACTCGTCGCGCAAAGCAGCGCGGCCTCTAAAGCGCGTGTGCTGGTCTCCTGTGCCAAAGGCATCGAACTCGAAACTGGCCGCCGCATGAGCGAGATGATCGGCGAATCGCTCCCTAGCATTCCATTGGCCGTGTTAACCGGCCCCAATCATGCCGAGGAAGTCGCCAACAAGCTCGCCACCGCCGCTGTCGTGGCATGTGCCGACGATGATATTGCCAAGGCAGTGCAGTCCTGCTTCACCCTGCCATTTTTCCGCACCTACACCACCGATGACATCATCGGAGCCGAATGGGCCGGGGCGATGAAGAATCCCTATGCCATCGCTGCCGGCATGGCGCTCGGTTTGAAACTCGGCGACAACGCCATCGCCGCGCTCGTCACTCGCGCACTCGCCGAAATGGTGCGTCTCGGTGTCGCTGAAGGCGGCAGGATCGAAACCTGCTACGGTCTAAGCGGCGTTGGCGATTTGATGGCGACGTGCTACTCCGAGCACAGCCGCAATCACCGCGTTGGCCTCATGCTTGGCCAGGGCAAGGCGCTTGATGACATCATCGCCAGCACCCGCATGGTCGCCGAAGGCGTGCCGAACACCGCCAGCCTGCATCGTGCCGCCAAAGCACGCGGTGTGCGCACACCGCTGCTCGACGAGATCTACGCCATCCTGCATCAAGGCAAGTCTCCCAAGGACGGCATGCGTGCTCTGCTTTCCCGCGATCCGCGACCAGAGGCGGATTGA
- the plsY gene encoding glycerol-3-phosphate 1-O-acyltransferase PlsY, with protein MTTTTATLVSIACGYLCGSIPFGYLAGKLKGIDIRLHGSGNIGATNAIRVLGKGIGIPVFLLDMFKGWLPVWLAAGWIAHAGASVEMVSLGKVLAGFAAVLGHMFTFWLGFKGGKGIATTGGVLLGISLAGMIGGWVGFLTFLFAFRYVSLGSLAAAIGVPTAMAIQMWREGRWDYVLLSFGLVVMVLAFIRHRSNIQRLLAGTESKAFTKKTPQS; from the coding sequence ATGACCACAACCACCGCCACTCTCGTCAGCATTGCCTGCGGCTATCTTTGCGGCTCCATCCCGTTTGGATACCTCGCCGGGAAATTGAAAGGCATCGACATTCGCCTGCACGGCAGCGGCAACATCGGCGCCACGAATGCGATCCGCGTGCTGGGGAAGGGGATCGGCATTCCGGTCTTCCTTCTCGACATGTTCAAGGGCTGGCTGCCGGTCTGGCTGGCGGCGGGCTGGATCGCGCACGCAGGTGCTTCGGTCGAAATGGTCTCCTTGGGCAAAGTGCTGGCAGGTTTCGCCGCCGTGCTGGGCCACATGTTCACCTTCTGGCTGGGCTTCAAAGGCGGCAAGGGCATCGCCACCACGGGCGGTGTGTTGCTCGGCATCTCACTGGCCGGGATGATCGGTGGCTGGGTCGGCTTTCTCACGTTTCTCTTCGCGTTTCGTTATGTCTCGCTCGGTTCGCTGGCCGCGGCGATCGGCGTTCCCACGGCGATGGCCATTCAAATGTGGCGTGAAGGCCGTTGGGATTACGTGCTGCTCAGCTTTGGCCTCGTGGTGATGGTTCTGGCCTTCATCCGGCATCGTTCGAACATCCAGCGCCTGCTCGCAGGCACGGAGAGCAAGGCCTTCACGAAAAAGACGCCGCAATCATGA
- a CDS encoding MBL fold metallo-hydrolase encodes MSIPLEDLFNDVIAKAQRGLGLSDSRLAAQSGLSVDEILDARAGKADYAQLLKLAPHLKLHGPSLVTMSHNAWRPVEVNLTGLAQFNTPWNDMTVNSYLVWDVETKNAAAFDTGANAGPMIEFIQKNHLNLSLIFLTHTHPDHIMDLAKLSVNGAVTTFVNERESCDGGKTFRIEDTESWQTGALKIEPRSTWGHTKGGITYIVSGLERPVAIVGDALFASSMGGGLVSYADALATNRQEIFTLPDNTVICPGHGPMTSVGEEKARNPFYPEFK; translated from the coding sequence ATGTCGATTCCCCTCGAAGATCTTTTCAATGATGTCATCGCCAAGGCCCAGCGTGGACTCGGCCTGAGCGACTCACGGCTTGCCGCCCAGTCCGGGCTCTCCGTGGATGAAATCCTGGACGCAAGAGCCGGCAAAGCGGATTACGCACAACTGCTCAAGCTGGCCCCGCATCTCAAGCTGCATGGCCCCTCGCTTGTGACAATGTCACACAATGCCTGGCGTCCTGTGGAAGTGAACCTGACCGGCCTGGCGCAATTCAACACACCTTGGAATGACATGACGGTGAACTCCTACCTTGTGTGGGATGTTGAGACGAAAAACGCCGCCGCCTTCGACACCGGGGCCAATGCCGGCCCGATGATCGAGTTCATCCAAAAGAACCATCTCAACCTCAGCCTGATCTTTCTCACGCACACGCACCCCGATCATATCATGGATCTGGCAAAACTGTCCGTGAACGGTGCCGTCACGACCTTCGTCAACGAGCGGGAATCCTGCGACGGTGGCAAAACATTCCGCATCGAGGACACCGAATCCTGGCAGACCGGTGCTCTTAAAATCGAACCCCGCAGCACTTGGGGACACACGAAAGGCGGCATCACCTACATCGTGAGCGGTCTCGAACGCCCGGTTGCAATCGTGGGTGACGCCCTGTTTGCGTCCAGCATGGGCGGAGGCCTGGTTTCATATGCTGACGCGCTCGCCACGAACCGCCAAGAGATCTTCACCCTGCCCGACAATACCGTGATCTGCCCCGGCCACGGGCCCATGACGAGCGTCGGCGAGGAAAAAGCGCGCAATCCGTTTTATCCCGAGTTCAAATAA